The genomic interval AGCGGTACGCAGCTGGGCCATGAGCCCCGCAGCGTGCACGTCGTGGCCCTGGACGTCGCCGATCACCACGGCCATCCGGCCGTTCGGCAGGTCGATGCTGTCGTACCAGTCGCCGCCGACCATGAGGCCGCCGCCGGTCGGCACGTAGCGGGTGGCGACGCTGAGCCCGGTCAGGGCCGCGCCAGCGGTGTGCATGCTGCGGCGCAGTCCCCGGGAGAGTTCCAGTTCGGCGCGGCTCGCCCGGGCGCGTTCGAGGACCTGGGCGATCATGCGTCCGGTGACGGTGAGCAGGGCGCGCTCGCTCGCCGTGAAGTCCAGGGGGTGCGGAAGGCCGCCAGCCAGACCCCGACGACCCGGCCGGCGGTCACCAGCGGCAGGAAGGCCCACGCCTCGCGGCCCTTGCGCGCGGACAGGTGCCAGGTGGCCGGGAAGCGGCGGCGGTACTCCTCCGTGGACCCCAGGTAGACGGCGCGCCCGGTGCGGGCCACCTCGGCGGCCGGGTAACCGGTGTTCATGGGCATGCGGAAGCCGCGGCCCGCACCACCGGGCCGGAATCCGTACTGTCCGAGAGCGGTGAGGTTGCCTTCGGCGACGCCGAAGACGCACTG from Streptomyces drozdowiczii carries:
- a CDS encoding GAF domain-containing protein, giving the protein MAAADTLDEALRLAAGLYAPDFPLDGQCVFGVAEGNLTALGQYGFRPGGAGRGFRMPMNTGYPAAEVARTGRAVYLGSTEEYRRRFPATWHLSARKGREAWAFLPLVTAGRVVGVWLAAFRTPWTSRRASAPCSPSPDA